A window from Chrysemys picta bellii isolate R12L10 chromosome 2, ASM1138683v2, whole genome shotgun sequence encodes these proteins:
- the GCNT2 gene encoding N-acetyllactosaminide beta-1,6-N-acetylglucosaminyl-transferase: MNSRMFCFFAVLVLSVSISLVLYTVNSPEQKHLRKLNLSVTSILAEACDALIEEKAFFVQENALKTSFGRTCCTKYLIQNHYITSPLSAEEAAFPLAYIITLHKEFDTFERLFRAIYMPQNVYCIHVDRKATAKFKQDVEKLLNCFSNAFLASKMELVVYAGISRLQADLNCMKDLLESGVRWKYLLNVCGQDFPLKTNKEIVQYLKIFKGKNITPGGLPPAHIIRRTKYVHREQIYSFASFMLWTFVRKAPPPHNLIIYFGSAYIAVTREFTELVLRDQRAIDLLEWSKDTYSPDEHFWVTLNSIPGMSDFPPTMSSLLIYVILLPNRSTILQTKWIILFSII, encoded by the coding sequence aTGAACTCAAGGATGTTTTGCTTTTTTGCTGTGCTTGTTCTTAGTGTTTCAATTTCATTAGTTCTTTATACTGTTAATTCACCTGAGCAAAAACACCTTCGGAAGTTGAACCTCTCAGTGACTTCTATCTTAGCAGAAGCCTGTGATGCACTTATTGAAGAGAAGGCATTTTTTGTACAAGAAAACGCATTAAAAACATCATTTGGGAGAACCTGTTGCACCAAATACTTAATTCAAAATCACTATATAACCAGCCCTCTCTCAGCAGAAGAAGCTGCCTTTCCTTTGGCTTATATCATAACCCTTCATAAGGAATTTGATACTTTTGAAAGACTTTTCAGGGCTATTTATATGCCCCAAAATGTTTACTGTATCCATGTGGATCGGAAAGCAACTGCTAAGTTTAAgcaagatgtggagaaattattGAACTGTTTCTCCAATGCTTTTCTTGCCTCTAAAATGGAGCTAGTGGTATATGCTGGAATATCCAGACTTCAGGCGGATTTGAACTGCATGAAAGACCTGCTGGAATCAGGAGTTCGGTGGAAGTACCTTCTCAACGTATGTGGACAAGATTTTCCCTTGAAAACCAACAAGGAAATAGTTCAGtatctgaaaatatttaaagggAAAAACATCACTCCTGGAGGTCTGCCTCCTGCCCATATTATCCGAAGGACCAAATATGTCCACAGGGAACAAATATACAGTTTCGCTTCTTTCATGCTGTGGACCTTTGTACGAAAAGCACCACCTCCACACAATCTGATCATCTACTTTGGCTCTGCTTATATTGCTGTCACAAGGGAATTTACCGAGTTAGTTCTCAGAGACCAGCGTGCCATTGATTTACTTGAATGGTCCAAGGACACCTATAGTCCAGATGAACATTTCTGGGTGACACTCAATTCGATACCAGGTATGTCTGACTTTCCTCCCACTATGTCTTCGCTATTAATCTATGTAATCCTTTTGCCTAACAGGTCTACTATACTTCAAACAAAGTGgatcattttattttctattatttaA